Within the Helicobacter sp. MIT 21-1697 genome, the region GAAAACTGCCAAATGCTCTGTCGCGAGTGTAATCGTAGGAAAAGTGATAAGTAAGCAAATAAATACAATCGGGCTTAAAATCATAGAATCTTTAAGTTTTACAAAAACTCCCTGATAAGTAGTTGCACAGAGAGAGCGAAGCATACACAGATAACAATCGGGCGGATAATCTTTGCTCCGTGCTTAAGTGCAAGGCGCACTCCCAAAGTCGCTCCGATGATTTGCCCTATACACATTAAAACGCCTAGAATCCATAGCACATTGCCCCCAAGCACAAAAAACAAAGTAGAGGCAATGTTGATACTAAAAACCACCCAACGCGAATGCGCTAAAGCCTTGCTAAGTCCATATCCGCCAATACTCACAAGTAGAGCCAAGACAAAAGAGCCAATCCCAATGCCCAAAAGCCCTCCATACAAGCTTGCCCCTGCCATAGAAGCAAATAAAAAGATTCTATGCGGTTTTTGCGCTCTATCCTCCTCACTGATATTTGGAGAGAGCAGGAAATACGCACCTACGATTATCATCACAAAAGGCAAGATTTTTGAAAGCAAGGCGACTTCTACACACTGCACCAAAATTGCGCCCAATGCTCCAAAGAGCATTGCGATTATCATCACTGCGCGGGATTCTCTCATATCTACTAAGCCTTGATAATAGTAATGTGCTGCGCTTGTAAATGAGCCAACACAGGCTTGAAGTTTATTTGTAGCTAGAGCTT harbors:
- a CDS encoding TSUP family transporter — encoded protein: MSDWLDLLTTPTFEGISPAFYALFFVASVVGGLVGSLSGGAGMITMPLLLVSGLNPLQALATNKLQACVGSFTSAAHYYYQGLVDMRESRAVMIIAMLFGALGAILVQCVEVALLSKILPFVMIIVGAYFLLSPNISEEDRAQKPHRIFLFASMAGASLYGGLLGIGIGSFVLALLVSIGGYGLSKALAHSRWVVFSINIASTLFFVLGGNVLWILGVLMCIGQIIGATLGVRLALKHGAKIIRPIVICVCFALSVQLLIREFL